The following proteins come from a genomic window of Pyxidicoccus sp. MSG2:
- a CDS encoding SDR family NAD(P)-dependent oxidoreductase — MLPPPIDQGTVLIIGATEGIGRELSRLLSRRVRTLVLVDRRADRLEPLRDELLASNPTLGVLLHCCDVARPREVDSLLAWLEAHFIRVDVLVNNAAVGDRGLYSDKGWGHVEEVLKANVWAPALLTHRLLGPMLSHGRGGVLNIGSGAAQLFLPGSATFAATQRFLDGFTEALRLEVEGQGVTVTRVAPGPLWDERAQAVTGEAAPFFSISLARCAREALAGFERGEPLVYPGFGHRWVMRLLPLLPRGLKRTLGRLALRGLRRESLLSPQAPGLGHEQPVLLAGEPSTA, encoded by the coding sequence ATGCTTCCTCCTCCCATCGATCAAGGTACCGTCCTCATCATCGGCGCGACGGAAGGAATCGGCCGGGAGCTTTCCCGGCTGCTCTCCCGGCGGGTGCGCACCCTGGTGCTCGTGGACCGGCGCGCCGACCGCCTGGAGCCGCTGCGGGACGAACTGCTCGCGTCCAACCCCACGCTCGGCGTGCTGCTCCACTGCTGCGACGTGGCCCGGCCCCGCGAGGTGGACTCGCTGCTGGCCTGGCTGGAGGCGCACTTCATCCGGGTGGACGTGCTGGTGAACAACGCGGCGGTGGGCGACCGGGGCCTCTACTCCGACAAGGGCTGGGGCCACGTGGAGGAGGTGCTGAAGGCGAATGTGTGGGCGCCCGCGCTGCTGACGCACCGGTTGCTCGGGCCCATGCTCTCGCACGGGCGAGGGGGCGTCCTCAACATCGGCTCGGGCGCCGCGCAGCTCTTCCTGCCCGGCTCCGCCACCTTCGCCGCCACGCAGCGCTTCCTGGACGGCTTCACCGAGGCGCTGCGGCTGGAGGTGGAAGGCCAGGGCGTCACCGTCACCCGCGTGGCCCCCGGGCCTCTGTGGGACGAGCGCGCGCAGGCCGTCACGGGCGAGGCGGCGCCGTTCTTCAGCATCTCCCTGGCACGGTGCGCCCGCGAGGCGCTGGCCGGCTTCGAGCGGGGCGAGCCGCTGGTGTACCCGGGCTTCGGCCACCGGTGGGTGATGCGGCTGTTGCCGCTGCTGCCGCGCGGGCTCAAGCGGACCCTGGGGCGGCTGGCACTGCGGGGCCTGCGGCGCGAGTCGCTGCTGTCGCCACAGGCCCCCGGGTTGGGGCACGAACAACCGGTGCTGCTGGCCGGCGAGCCCTCGACGGCGTGA
- a CDS encoding universal stress protein gives MPAPTRILVPVDLSEGSRTVIDYAVQLARPFNAAVHVVHAWEPPQYVAPDLLVAAPGWNSLSLEQVAVETATKDLTALIHALEKPPVPLTHKVLVGEAASTILDLAEQGKYDLIIMGTHGRRGLPRLLLGSVAQKVVARAHCPVLSLHVAPEK, from the coding sequence ATGCCTGCTCCCACCCGCATCCTCGTTCCCGTGGACCTGTCCGAAGGCTCGCGCACCGTCATCGACTACGCCGTGCAGCTCGCACGTCCCTTCAACGCCGCCGTGCACGTCGTCCACGCCTGGGAGCCGCCGCAGTACGTGGCGCCTGACCTGCTCGTGGCCGCACCCGGGTGGAACTCGCTCTCCCTGGAGCAGGTGGCGGTGGAGACGGCCACCAAGGATTTGACGGCACTCATCCACGCGCTGGAGAAGCCGCCGGTGCCGCTGACGCACAAGGTGCTGGTGGGCGAGGCCGCGTCCACCATCCTCGACCTCGCCGAGCAGGGGAAGTACGACCTCATCATCATGGGCACGCATGGCCGGCGTGGGCTGCCACGACTGTTGCTGGGCAGCGTGGCGCAGAAGGTCGTCGCTCGCGCGCACTGCCCGGTGCTGTCGCTGCACGTCGCGCCGGAGAAGTAG